Proteins encoded within one genomic window of Nordella sp. HKS 07:
- a CDS encoding phospholipid-binding protein MlaC produces the protein MSDIVRPLSRRLFMSLGLSAALVPSLTYAASPAESYVSSVGNGVIAAARANSVSQFRSLLRSNADIAAIAIYSLGPYRKSLTNDVKAEYYSLVENYIARVFQQNAKKLAGQSLEVKGAKDAGDSVLVRSILNMGGGGVMPVTWRLVKRGGGFRIFDVNVDGIWLASTQKTNFVAVLKKNNGNMSALLNYLKQ, from the coding sequence ATGAGTGACATTGTCCGGCCTCTTAGCCGTCGCCTTTTCATGTCTCTGGGCCTTTCCGCGGCCTTGGTTCCCTCGCTCACCTACGCGGCCTCGCCGGCAGAGAGCTATGTCTCATCAGTCGGCAATGGCGTGATCGCGGCGGCACGAGCGAATTCCGTCAGCCAGTTCCGCTCGCTGCTCAGATCAAACGCGGATATTGCGGCCATCGCGATCTACTCGCTGGGGCCCTATCGCAAGAGCCTCACCAACGACGTGAAGGCGGAGTATTACAGCCTGGTCGAGAATTACATCGCCAGAGTCTTTCAGCAGAACGCCAAGAAGCTCGCGGGTCAGAGCCTCGAGGTCAAGGGCGCCAAGGATGCCGGCGACAGCGTATTGGTGAGGAGCATTCTCAATATGGGAGGCGGCGGCGTCATGCCCGTAACCTGGCGCCTCGTGAAGCGCGGCGGCGGATTCCGGATCTTTGACGTGAATGTCGATGGCATCTGGCTGGCCTCGACCCAGAAGACGAATTTCGTTGCGGTCCTGAAGAAGAACAACGGCAACATGTCGGCGCTGCTCAACTATCTCAAGCAATAG
- a CDS encoding response regulator, with amino-acid sequence MGTDGSPSHDPAPLQPPELQDREQCFRELFEASPHPLFAEDWSKLKRYVDRLAAEGVTDIVSYFATHPDEVARIPQLIEWVHINEAAARVYGLSSTLELIDYFKSAPQANFHMYPLCIQRFMSGESYAEIENVDVTPSGKVLHLIETFRVTSGYAADWSRIFAGVKDISELKNAEISLRDQEMRLREALAESDQLLKAKDKRAQELASLVSLSEALTGSLSVAELTRTAGDKVREIFAAEVTEILLYDERSGMIHTPYSFYKDYQTFESFPFGEGLTSQIIRTSQPLLYGSSEDSVGSIVMNETDDTESYMGVPLIVNEKTLGVISVQSYQKNAFNEHHLRLLQILSTSIGVSLENARLFDETKKLLRETEARNGELAYVKGLQEALASGLKAEEIYTVIGEKIHEVFDTHVLDIGLFDEQEQVLHFPYTIERGIRFPDDPMPLAGYRKHVMITGEPLLLAGDLENARKKYGNPAVRQGEPPKCCLFVPLVFEGKCRGVISLQNLDRENAFVESDIGLLTTIASAASVALERSRLYDETQRLLKITTNDVEKLRDLEKSLIAAKEFAEAANATKSTFLATMSHEIRTPMNGIIGMTHLLSATKLDAEQSEYCDTIARSAAGLLSIINDILDFSKIEAGRLDIEAIPFHLDQCVEESLDLVSSRAAEKNLELIYWMDPELPRHVVSDPTRLRQVLLNLLNNAVKFTEKGEVFLKVRRQSANSDFVRFSVADSGIGIPQDRVGTLFRSFSQVDNSTSRRYGGTGLGLAISKRLVEMLGGDISVTSEAGRGTVFEFTIKVEWAEEGTASFDTENVRGKHVLIVDDNATNRRVLELHAKSFGMTPTLVADGEQALSFLRGAKPPDVIILDMQMPHLTGIDVAKRIRDLASCRSLPLILFSSLHMSRAQIMQMAGAKLFADILNKPIKPSALLQSITASIHAVPKVAPPAGAKPAVELDGKLAKECPLSILVVDDHPTNRKFCSALLKKLGYSPQLAVSGREAVDMSATASFDTILMDIEMPEMDGIEAMKVIRSLHSEVAQPYFVALTANAIAGDRETYLKAGMDNYVSKPIELAELVGALRTSWRARVARRGNGRTL; translated from the coding sequence ATGGGAACAGACGGCTCGCCCTCCCACGACCCTGCTCCACTGCAACCGCCCGAACTGCAGGATCGGGAACAGTGTTTTCGCGAACTGTTCGAGGCAAGTCCCCACCCTCTGTTCGCTGAAGATTGGTCGAAACTCAAGCGCTATGTCGACAGGCTGGCAGCCGAAGGCGTAACGGACATCGTCTCCTACTTCGCCACTCATCCTGATGAAGTTGCAAGGATCCCCCAGCTCATCGAATGGGTTCACATCAACGAAGCGGCAGCCAGGGTTTACGGTCTGTCGTCCACGCTCGAACTCATTGACTATTTCAAATCGGCTCCCCAGGCCAACTTTCACATGTACCCGCTCTGCATCCAGCGCTTCATGTCAGGTGAGTCCTACGCCGAGATTGAGAATGTCGATGTCACCCCATCGGGAAAAGTGCTCCACCTCATAGAGACTTTCCGAGTGACCAGTGGCTACGCGGCTGACTGGTCTCGCATCTTTGCAGGTGTGAAGGACATTTCTGAACTGAAGAATGCCGAGATATCGCTGCGGGACCAGGAAATGCGCCTGAGGGAAGCATTGGCAGAGTCCGACCAGCTGCTGAAAGCCAAGGATAAGCGCGCCCAGGAACTTGCCAGCCTGGTGAGCCTCAGCGAGGCGTTGACGGGATCGCTAAGCGTCGCCGAACTCACCCGCACCGCGGGAGACAAAGTGCGCGAAATATTCGCTGCGGAAGTCACGGAAATCCTGCTGTACGACGAGCGATCGGGAATGATCCATACCCCGTACTCCTTCTACAAGGACTACCAGACTTTCGAGTCATTCCCCTTTGGCGAGGGACTCACATCCCAGATCATACGGACATCTCAGCCGCTTCTCTATGGGTCGTCCGAGGATTCGGTCGGCTCAATCGTCATGAACGAAACCGACGATACGGAATCCTACATGGGCGTCCCGCTCATCGTGAATGAAAAGACACTCGGTGTGATCAGCGTCCAGTCCTATCAGAAGAACGCGTTCAACGAGCACCATCTGAGACTTCTCCAGATCTTGAGCACAAGCATAGGTGTGAGTCTCGAGAATGCTCGGCTCTTCGACGAGACGAAAAAGCTCTTACGGGAAACCGAGGCGCGGAATGGTGAGCTGGCTTATGTCAAGGGACTACAGGAAGCGCTCGCCTCGGGATTGAAGGCTGAAGAAATCTATACCGTCATCGGCGAAAAGATCCATGAGGTCTTCGATACCCATGTGCTCGATATCGGACTGTTCGACGAGCAGGAACAAGTCCTGCACTTCCCCTACACAATCGAGCGCGGTATCCGCTTTCCCGACGACCCCATGCCTTTGGCCGGATATCGAAAGCATGTGATGATAACCGGCGAGCCGTTGCTGCTTGCAGGCGACCTGGAAAACGCACGAAAGAAATATGGGAACCCCGCGGTGCGCCAGGGCGAGCCCCCGAAGTGCTGCCTTTTTGTGCCACTGGTCTTTGAAGGTAAGTGCCGAGGCGTGATCTCGCTGCAGAATCTCGATCGCGAAAACGCCTTTGTCGAATCCGACATCGGGCTGCTGACCACCATCGCGAGTGCCGCCAGCGTGGCGCTGGAAAGGTCTCGACTGTATGACGAGACACAGAGACTGCTCAAGATCACCACCAATGACGTGGAAAAGCTGCGCGATCTCGAAAAGTCGCTCATTGCCGCGAAGGAGTTCGCCGAAGCGGCGAATGCGACGAAGAGCACGTTCCTGGCGACCATGAGCCATGAGATCCGGACACCGATGAACGGCATCATTGGCATGACACATCTGCTTTCCGCGACGAAACTCGATGCCGAACAGTCCGAATATTGCGATACGATCGCGCGCAGCGCGGCGGGCCTGCTCTCGATCATCAACGACATTCTCGACTTCTCGAAGATCGAGGCAGGGCGGCTCGATATTGAAGCGATCCCATTTCATCTCGACCAATGCGTGGAGGAATCTCTCGACCTCGTCTCATCGCGCGCCGCGGAGAAGAATCTCGAGCTCATCTACTGGATGGACCCGGAATTGCCGCGCCATGTGGTGTCCGATCCGACGAGGCTGCGCCAGGTCCTGCTCAATCTTCTCAACAACGCCGTCAAGTTCACGGAGAAGGGCGAGGTTTTCCTGAAAGTGAGGCGCCAAAGCGCGAACAGCGATTTTGTGCGCTTTAGCGTCGCCGATAGCGGAATCGGCATCCCGCAAGACCGCGTCGGGACGCTGTTCCGGTCATTCAGCCAGGTCGATAACTCGACTTCGCGCCGCTATGGAGGAACCGGCCTCGGTCTCGCCATTTCCAAGCGGCTTGTCGAGATGCTGGGCGGCGATATCTCCGTCACCTCCGAGGCCGGCCGTGGAACTGTGTTCGAGTTCACGATCAAGGTGGAATGGGCTGAAGAAGGTACGGCCTCCTTCGACACCGAGAACGTGAGAGGAAAGCACGTTCTCATCGTTGACGACAACGCCACCAATCGGCGTGTTCTCGAACTCCATGCAAAGTCGTTCGGCATGACGCCGACTCTTGTGGCCGACGGAGAGCAAGCGCTCTCCTTCCTGCGCGGCGCTAAGCCGCCCGATGTAATCATCCTCGATATGCAGATGCCGCATCTGACTGGCATCGATGTGGCAAAGCGGATCCGTGATCTCGCCAGTTGCCGGTCGCTGCCACTCATCCTGTTCAGCTCGCTGCATATGAGCCGTGCCCAGATCATGCAGATGGCGGGCGCCAAGCTCTTCGCCGATATACTGAACAAGCCGATCAAACCGTCGGCATTGCTGCAGTCGATCACCGCCTCAATCCATGCCGTGCCGAAGGTTGCTCCGCCAGCTGGCGCCAAGCCGGCGGTCGAACTCGACGGCAAGCTCGCCAAAGAATGCCCCCTCAGCATCCTCGTGGTCGACGACCATCCGACAAACCGCAAATTCTGCTCGGCGCTGCTCAAGAAGCTGGGTTATTCACCGCAACTTGCAGTGAGCGGCCGGGAAGCCGTCGACATGAGCGCCACGGCGTCGTTCGACACGATTCTCATGGATATCGAGATGCCGGAGATGGACGGCATCGAGGCGATGAAGGTCATCCGCAGTCTCCACTCGGAGGTTGCGCAGCCCTATTTCGTCGCCCTCACCGCGAACGCCATCGCGGGTGATCGCGAGACCTATCTCAAGGCGGGCATGGACAATTATGTGAGCAAGCCCATTGAGCTTGCCGAGCTCGTCGGCGCTCTGCGCACGAGCTGGCGGGCGCGTGTCGCGCGGCGGGGAAATGGGAGGACCTTATGA
- the ybaL gene encoding YbaL family putative K(+) efflux transporter — protein MPHDTPLIATIVIGLGLAFVFGAIANRFKVPPLVGYLVAGVVVGPFTPGFVADQSLAPQLAEIGVILLMFGVGLHFSLKDLLSVRAIAVPGAVVQIAIATLMGYGIAWWLGWTPAAGLVFGLALSVASTVVLLRALQERRILESERGRIAVGWLIVEDLAMVLALVLLPALAQFLQVKGTDTPPVEPLAEYVGLGLSGVLLVTFIKVAVFVALMLIVGRKLIPWLLHYVAHTGSRELFRLAVLAIALGVAFGAAKLFGVSLALGAFFAGMVLSGSQLSHRAAEESLPLRDAFAVLFFVSAGMLFDPMSLIRDPLPLIATLFVILIGKSLAAFLIVRAFRHPTSTALTISASLAQIGEFSFILADVGLGLGLIPKEARDLILAGAILSILLNPLAFAAVDLVKAKIERKSPGEAAASAVVEDDLPTTTLSDHVVLAGYGRVGGLVAQALAEEGRPFLVIEDASARVQALRERHIEVIPAHAAKAETLTAANIAGARLAILAIPNGFEAGRVVELARAVNPGLRIIARAHSDEEVDYLTKLGADTVIMGEREIARGMIAALGEPAKPEAPSPMMPDAA, from the coding sequence ATGCCGCATGATACGCCGCTCATTGCCACGATCGTCATCGGCCTGGGCCTCGCCTTCGTCTTCGGCGCCATCGCCAACCGGTTCAAAGTCCCGCCGCTGGTGGGCTATCTCGTCGCCGGCGTCGTGGTGGGGCCGTTCACGCCGGGCTTCGTTGCCGACCAGTCGCTGGCGCCACAACTGGCCGAAATTGGCGTCATCCTGCTCATGTTCGGCGTCGGGCTGCATTTCTCGCTCAAGGATCTTCTGTCGGTGAGAGCGATCGCCGTGCCGGGGGCGGTCGTCCAGATCGCCATCGCCACCCTGATGGGCTACGGCATCGCCTGGTGGCTTGGCTGGACGCCGGCGGCGGGCCTCGTCTTCGGGCTCGCTCTGTCGGTCGCCAGCACGGTCGTACTGCTGCGCGCGCTGCAGGAGCGCCGCATCCTCGAGAGCGAGCGCGGCCGCATTGCCGTAGGCTGGCTGATCGTCGAGGATCTGGCGATGGTACTGGCGCTGGTGCTGCTGCCGGCGCTCGCGCAGTTCCTACAGGTCAAGGGCACCGATACGCCGCCGGTCGAGCCGCTCGCCGAATATGTCGGCCTCGGCCTCTCAGGCGTGCTCCTCGTTACCTTCATCAAGGTGGCCGTATTCGTGGCCCTGATGCTGATCGTCGGACGCAAGCTCATTCCCTGGCTCCTGCATTACGTCGCCCATACGGGCTCGCGGGAATTGTTCCGGCTCGCGGTCCTGGCGATCGCGCTGGGCGTGGCTTTCGGCGCCGCCAAGCTGTTCGGCGTGTCGCTCGCGCTCGGCGCCTTCTTCGCCGGCATGGTCTTGAGCGGATCACAGCTCAGCCACCGCGCGGCAGAGGAGTCTCTCCCCTTGCGCGATGCCTTCGCCGTGCTGTTCTTCGTCTCGGCCGGCATGCTGTTCGATCCGATGAGCCTCATCCGCGACCCGCTGCCCCTCATCGCCACCTTGTTCGTGATCCTGATCGGCAAGTCGCTCGCCGCCTTCCTGATCGTGCGCGCCTTCCGCCATCCGACATCGACAGCGCTCACCATCTCGGCGAGCCTCGCCCAGATCGGCGAGTTCTCCTTCATCCTGGCGGATGTCGGCCTGGGGCTGGGCCTCATTCCGAAAGAGGCGCGCGACCTGATCCTCGCCGGAGCGATCCTGTCGATCCTGCTCAATCCCCTGGCTTTCGCCGCCGTCGATCTGGTGAAAGCGAAGATCGAGCGGAAATCCCCCGGAGAGGCAGCGGCCAGCGCGGTGGTCGAGGACGACCTGCCCACGACCACGCTCAGCGATCATGTCGTGCTGGCGGGATATGGGCGGGTCGGCGGCCTCGTCGCCCAGGCGCTGGCGGAGGAGGGCAGGCCCTTTCTCGTCATCGAGGATGCGAGCGCGCGGGTCCAGGCGCTCAGGGAGCGTCACATAGAGGTCATCCCGGCGCATGCGGCGAAAGCCGAAACGCTCACCGCCGCCAACATCGCCGGCGCGCGCCTAGCCATCCTCGCCATTCCCAACGGTTTCGAGGCGGGCCGCGTGGTGGAACTCGCCCGCGCCGTCAATCCCGGACTGCGCATCATCGCGCGCGCCCATTCGGACGAGGAGGTGGATTACCTGACCAAGCTCGGGGCCGACACGGTGATCATGGGGGAGCGTGAAATCGCCCGCGGCATGATCGCGGCGCTGGGCGAGCCGGCCAAGCCGGAGGCGCCCAGTCCGATGATGCCGGACGCCGCCTGA
- a CDS encoding extensin family protein: MRFHKLAGLGISTAILATLAACGDASQQFTTVGLVAPPIHCLTDPRILGEAEKLDPIDEGNGCQVPNPWRMYSVAGVQFSQPATLNCSVTQPLHDWMNGTVQPAAQSAFGARITGITVVASYSCRARNNKRGARMSEHGFGNAIDISGFTLADGRKITVKQGWGGAGGERTFLRQIRRDACGEFMTVLGPGSDRSHGDHFHLDLANRRSGQTYCH, encoded by the coding sequence ATGCGTTTCCACAAGCTCGCCGGACTGGGCATCAGCACGGCCATACTCGCCACGCTCGCGGCCTGCGGCGACGCCTCTCAGCAATTCACCACCGTAGGCCTTGTCGCGCCGCCCATCCACTGCCTTACCGATCCGCGCATCCTCGGCGAGGCCGAGAAACTCGATCCGATCGATGAGGGAAATGGCTGCCAGGTGCCCAACCCCTGGCGGATGTATTCTGTCGCCGGCGTTCAATTCAGCCAGCCGGCCACACTCAATTGCAGCGTCACCCAGCCCTTGCACGACTGGATGAACGGCACGGTCCAGCCGGCGGCCCAGTCAGCCTTCGGCGCGCGAATAACGGGGATCACGGTGGTGGCGTCCTATTCCTGCCGGGCGCGCAACAACAAGCGGGGGGCGCGCATGAGCGAGCACGGCTTCGGCAATGCCATCGACATATCAGGCTTCACGCTTGCCGACGGGCGCAAGATCACGGTGAAACAGGGCTGGGGCGGCGCGGGCGGCGAACGTACGTTCCTGCGCCAGATCCGGCGGGATGCCTGCGGCGAGTTCATGACGGTACTGGGGCCGGGCTCAGACCGCTCTCACGGTGATCACTTCCATCTCGACCTCGCCAACCGGCGCAGTGGCCAGACATATTGTCATTAG
- a CDS encoding response regulator, with the protein MRRTGRILVVDDTRTLRLKLAGAATALGHQCHSVASGAEALDHMRSHPVDAVLLDIVMPEMDGFEVLKAMKGDPALKDIPVIVISSLDDTESAVKAIELGAEDFLPKNFDPVIFRARVNTLLQKKYVRDAEVDYLKQVQKLARAAQILKVGNYNPSKLGLREISERRDALGDLARVFSDAAQKVYERERRLRQSIKTLRGGFGLILLGLIWGLVAPLSRMASGLEAHPFGMAFWVSLLSGLCCVGWSVAKGTMPKPREIPWGYFIAYALLGAAVSESLLFFVAGKIEASIISIIVVLEGFLAFAFAAFMRIEQPSLSRFAGLLLGLLGVLVILYDKFTGASASALLWTVVALLIPACYAAEGIMLAAKRPEHIATITIVGIMQLVAAAILLPIALSTGQMIYPTAAPGALELTIVLIAAASLSANVLFLQLITNLGSVFTSQSAYFTTMAGIGWSVVLLGESLNGWIWAALGLTAAGLFLVGPKHEAEPEPPAALAMQEAPQT; encoded by the coding sequence ATGAGAAGGACGGGGCGGATACTGGTTGTCGACGATACGCGGACCTTGAGGCTCAAGCTCGCTGGCGCGGCAACCGCCCTCGGTCATCAGTGTCATTCGGTGGCAAGCGGCGCCGAGGCGCTCGACCATATGCGAAGCCACCCGGTGGATGCCGTGCTCCTCGACATCGTCATGCCGGAGATGGATGGTTTCGAGGTGCTCAAGGCCATGAAAGGAGATCCGGCGCTCAAGGACATTCCGGTGATCGTGATTTCCTCGCTCGACGACACGGAGAGCGCGGTTAAGGCAATTGAGCTTGGGGCTGAAGACTTCTTGCCCAAGAATTTCGATCCGGTGATCTTCCGGGCGCGCGTCAATACGCTTCTTCAGAAGAAGTATGTGCGCGATGCGGAGGTGGACTACCTGAAGCAGGTGCAGAAGCTGGCGCGAGCGGCGCAGATCCTGAAAGTTGGCAATTACAATCCTTCCAAGCTCGGACTCCGGGAGATTTCCGAGCGGCGCGACGCGCTGGGTGATCTTGCGCGCGTATTCTCCGACGCCGCACAGAAAGTCTATGAGCGCGAGCGGCGCCTCAGGCAGTCCATCAAGACCTTGCGCGGCGGTTTCGGGCTGATCCTGCTCGGCCTCATCTGGGGCCTGGTCGCGCCACTTTCGCGCATGGCTTCGGGGCTGGAAGCCCATCCCTTTGGGATGGCCTTCTGGGTCAGCCTGCTGAGCGGCCTTTGCTGTGTAGGGTGGTCGGTCGCCAAGGGGACCATGCCGAAGCCGCGTGAGATACCCTGGGGCTATTTCATTGCCTATGCGCTTCTGGGTGCCGCAGTCAGCGAATCGCTCCTGTTCTTCGTCGCCGGCAAGATCGAGGCCAGCATTATTTCCATCATCGTCGTGCTGGAAGGCTTCCTCGCCTTCGCCTTCGCCGCCTTCATGCGGATCGAGCAGCCAAGCCTGTCGCGATTTGCCGGCCTGCTTCTGGGCCTTCTCGGCGTGCTCGTCATTCTCTACGACAAGTTCACAGGGGCCAGCGCCAGCGCGCTGCTGTGGACGGTCGTCGCCCTCTTGATACCGGCCTGCTATGCCGCCGAAGGCATCATGCTGGCAGCGAAGCGGCCGGAACATATCGCGACAATCACGATAGTCGGCATCATGCAGCTCGTAGCCGCCGCCATCCTCCTGCCAATTGCGCTCTCGACCGGCCAGATGATCTACCCAACCGCCGCGCCCGGAGCATTGGAGCTGACCATTGTCCTGATCGCCGCGGCTTCGCTATCCGCCAATGTCCTGTTTCTCCAGCTCATCACCAATCTCGGCTCGGTCTTCACCAGCCAGTCTGCCTATTTCACCACCATGGCCGGGATCGGCTGGAGCGTCGTCCTCCTGGGCGAGAGCCTCAATGGCTGGATCTGGGCGGCGCTGGGGTTGACCGCCGCCGGGCTCTTTCTCGTGGGACCGAAACATGAAGCGGAACCGGAGCCACCAGCCGCATTGGCCATGCAGGAGGCGCCCCAGACCTGA
- a CDS encoding HIT domain-containing protein produces the protein MTGFTLSPRLAADSVFIVDWPLCQLRLMDDLRFPWLILVPRRDGLEEWTELTPEEAHQLSDEIARAGQALNQMFKPTKINVGALGNIVRQMHVHVIARFETDAAWPGPVWGQGTRLPYEGARREQLRGELLTRLGR, from the coding sequence GTGACCGGTTTTACCCTTTCGCCCCGCCTCGCGGCCGACAGCGTCTTCATCGTCGACTGGCCGCTCTGCCAACTGCGTCTGATGGATGATCTGCGCTTCCCCTGGCTCATTCTGGTGCCGCGGCGCGACGGCCTCGAGGAGTGGACCGAACTCACGCCTGAAGAGGCGCATCAACTGTCGGATGAGATCGCGCGCGCCGGACAGGCGCTGAATCAGATGTTCAAACCGACCAAGATCAATGTCGGAGCGCTCGGCAATATCGTGCGCCAGATGCATGTGCATGTCATCGCGCGTTTCGAGACGGATGCAGCGTGGCCGGGGCCGGTCTGGGGCCAGGGGACGCGTCTACCCTATGAAGGTGCTCGGCGCGAGCAACTGCGCGGCGAACTTCTAACGCGACTGGGTAGATGA
- a CDS encoding VacJ family lipoprotein gives MIIEPAAAVPGVDVVDGVKVPSDLNETGDPQVPGDLVAVQPDPFEGVNRVVFGFNQVVDRLILEPTARIYRAVVPPPVRRGVNNVLTNLASPITLANDVLQGNPEAAANTMKRFMVNSTLGLGGLFDHATGLGEPLHREDFGQTLGTWGVGPGPYIVLPVLGPANPRDIGGVVVDTAINPMTWILYDSPWWQRSLPVAAEIITGREALLDDYDNLRKNSPDLYASVRDLYAQKRQSEIANETAGFGSASGVSSLPPSTVPQTLNPY, from the coding sequence GTGATCATCGAACCCGCAGCGGCCGTGCCGGGTGTCGATGTCGTCGATGGCGTGAAAGTTCCCAGCGATCTCAATGAAACCGGCGACCCGCAGGTCCCGGGCGATCTCGTCGCGGTGCAGCCCGATCCGTTCGAAGGCGTCAATCGCGTGGTGTTCGGCTTCAACCAGGTCGTCGACCGTCTGATTCTCGAGCCTACGGCGCGCATCTATCGCGCCGTCGTCCCGCCGCCGGTGCGGCGCGGGGTAAACAATGTGCTCACCAATCTGGCGAGCCCGATCACGCTCGCCAATGACGTGCTGCAAGGCAATCCGGAAGCGGCGGCGAACACCATGAAACGCTTCATGGTCAACAGTACGCTGGGGCTCGGCGGACTGTTCGATCATGCGACAGGGCTCGGCGAGCCGCTGCATCGCGAAGACTTCGGCCAGACGCTTGGAACCTGGGGCGTGGGTCCCGGGCCTTACATCGTGCTGCCGGTCCTCGGACCCGCCAATCCGCGCGATATCGGCGGCGTCGTGGTCGACACGGCGATCAATCCGATGACATGGATTCTCTACGATTCGCCTTGGTGGCAGCGATCGCTTCCCGTTGCGGCAGAGATCATAACCGGACGCGAGGCGCTTCTCGACGATTATGACAATCTGCGCAAAAATTCGCCCGATTTATACGCCAGCGTACGCGACCTCTATGCGCAGAAGCGGCAATCCGAGATCGCCAACGAAACCGCCGGATTTGGTTCGGCAAGCGGTGTTTCCAGTTTGCCACCGTCAACGGTTCCGCAAACCCTCAACCCCTATTGA
- a CDS encoding ABC transporter substrate-binding protein, whose product MSSTRFSRRGFLGLSALLLTTALAGRQAYALTPVEQYVTSVGTSVIKLANSGAGKAALRQRFSSLINQHTNVRSVGLVALGPYRKDLPPTMAGEFVKLVSFYMAAFFVYYIDEFQGSDIEIESSAKQGNSTIVHSVVRFTNGSTSQIRWRILGAGQISDINVRGVWLSLQLKKRFTDVLKRSKGDFNALFDELKSAEGW is encoded by the coding sequence ATGAGTTCGACACGATTCAGCCGACGCGGATTCCTGGGACTTTCGGCCCTGCTTCTCACGACCGCGCTCGCCGGGCGTCAGGCTTACGCCCTCACGCCGGTCGAGCAATATGTGACCAGCGTGGGCACCAGCGTCATCAAGCTTGCCAATAGCGGCGCCGGCAAAGCGGCTCTGCGGCAGCGTTTCTCGTCCCTCATCAACCAGCACACCAATGTGCGCTCGGTCGGGCTCGTGGCGCTTGGGCCTTACCGCAAGGACCTGCCGCCCACCATGGCGGGCGAATTCGTGAAGCTGGTCTCGTTCTATATGGCCGCTTTCTTCGTCTATTATATCGACGAGTTCCAGGGCTCCGATATCGAGATCGAGTCCTCCGCGAAACAGGGCAATAGCACGATCGTCCACTCCGTGGTGCGTTTCACGAATGGCTCGACGAGCCAGATCCGCTGGCGTATTCTTGGCGCCGGTCAGATCAGCGATATTAATGTGCGCGGGGTGTGGCTGTCACTGCAGCTGAAGAAGCGCTTCACCGACGTGCTGAAACGCTCAAAGGGCGATTTCAACGCATTGTTCGACGAGTTGAAGAGTGCCGAAGGCTGGTAA
- a CDS encoding ABC transporter substrate-binding protein, protein MFRVPKDGASSLSRRAFIKAGAALMAVGLGGEAALAGDKDHPSVAFMRKVGKDLLEAHRQGTVLSFLNVIQRYADVPQIALYSLGQYKASLGAAQRPRYFRGVAVFMSRYFADQSREYPVAKYEVGDATTDGKDVLVSSRIFLMSGQVYTVTWRVVWRDKGYKVADAKVLGFSMVYMQRGIFTSYLSKRKGDLVQLMAALEG, encoded by the coding sequence ATGTTTAGAGTTCCGAAAGACGGGGCGTCGAGCCTGTCACGGCGCGCCTTCATCAAGGCCGGCGCCGCTCTGATGGCCGTTGGCTTGGGCGGCGAGGCGGCCCTCGCCGGAGACAAGGATCATCCTTCCGTCGCCTTCATGCGCAAGGTCGGCAAGGACCTGCTCGAGGCGCACCGGCAGGGAACCGTCCTCAGCTTCCTTAACGTCATTCAGCGTTATGCCGATGTGCCGCAGATCGCGCTCTATTCGCTGGGCCAATACAAGGCCAGCCTCGGCGCCGCGCAGCGGCCGCGCTACTTCCGCGGCGTGGCGGTGTTCATGTCGCGTTATTTCGCCGATCAGTCGCGCGAATATCCGGTCGCCAAATATGAGGTGGGCGACGCGACCACCGACGGCAAGGACGTGCTGGTGTCGAGCCGGATATTCCTGATGTCGGGTCAGGTCTACACCGTCACCTGGCGAGTGGTGTGGCGAGACAAGGGCTACAAGGTTGCCGACGCCAAGGTGCTCGGCTTCTCGATGGTCTACATGCAGCGCGGCATCTTCACCTCCTATCTCTCAAAGCGAAAGGGTGACCTGGTCCAGCTCATGGCGGCGCTCGAGGGTTAG
- a CDS encoding Hpt domain-containing protein, giving the protein MSISPRALERMKELIGGDETVLAEILQSFIDEAEPLAEAVLAAARDGRLDLLGRAAHTIKSSARDFGDAEFAELCAAIEFGSKHGALVDAMESSQLIARGCLTLKEELAAYIGRELNGETT; this is encoded by the coding sequence ATGAGCATCTCGCCCCGGGCACTCGAACGCATGAAGGAACTCATCGGCGGTGACGAGACAGTGCTGGCGGAGATTCTGCAGAGTTTCATCGACGAGGCCGAGCCACTGGCGGAGGCGGTCCTCGCCGCCGCGCGTGACGGTCGGCTCGACCTGCTCGGCCGCGCCGCCCATACGATCAAATCCAGCGCGCGGGATTTCGGCGATGCGGAATTCGCGGAACTTTGCGCGGCCATCGAGTTTGGCAGCAAGCATGGTGCGCTGGTCGATGCGATGGAAAGTTCGCAGCTGATCGCCCGCGGCTGCCTCACGCTCAAGGAGGAGCTCGCCGCCTATATCGGCAGAGAATTGAACGGGGAAACCACATGA